Proteins from a genomic interval of Candidatus Binataceae bacterium:
- a CDS encoding DUF4236 domain-containing protein produces MPFRFYRRVHVLPGVSINVSKSGPSLSVGMRGAHLTLGRNGVSRTVGIPGTGIYYTSRAGTHTGAHYHGGSGAGIGWMIAAVVIAALALLTHSHSGR; encoded by the coding sequence ATGCCTTTCCGCTTCTATCGCCGCGTCCACGTTCTGCCCGGTGTTTCTATAAATGTTTCGAAGTCGGGACCATCGCTGAGCGTCGGGATGCGCGGCGCTCACTTGACGCTCGGTCGAAATGGCGTTTCGCGCACCGTCGGCATCCCCGGCACCGGCATCTACTACACCAGCCGCGCCGGCACGCACACTGGCGCGCATTATCACGGCGGCAGCGGCGCCGGCATCGGCTGGATGATTGCCGCTGTCGTGATCGCAGCGCTCGCGCTGCTGACGCATTCGCACAGCGGCAGATGA